The stretch of DNA AATAAACATGGCTTTGGCAGCTCTAAGCAACAATGCCTATAGTGCAAGGCACTCAGTCTTCACCAGCAAATTCTTTGGTTCAAAATCAGACAATATCATAACACTAAAATATGGCTCAGCATCACTATGCCTTGTTCTTAGCTTCTTATTCAGCTCAATGGCCATAGGGTTCTTAATTGATGCAAATTTTCTTATGAACACTCATGGAGAATTTTTGTCTTGGAATTACACACAAACAATTCTAGAAAGAGGGTTCACATTCGCTCTAATTGGGAGTAGATTTTTTTGTGTTAGTGTTCCTTTGATGCTGTGGATGCTTGGTCCTGTCACAGTGTTCTTAGCTTCATTGGGATTggtttgtttgttgcatgagtTTGATTTTGTTAGTAAAGTCTCCAACTTAGCCATAAACAATGTATCAATATAATAATGTAGAAAAAGTATGAGGAGctaatgaaatatttatacaatgtgtacaatggaggtttatggagtattagagatataattattaatgttaCATTT from Arachis duranensis cultivar V14167 chromosome 4, aradu.V14167.gnm2.J7QH, whole genome shotgun sequence encodes:
- the LOC107485273 gene encoding uncharacterized protein LOC107485273; amino-acid sequence: MMRIGVYLDTILVPLSLFITIGYHAYLCHSIKNKPSRTTFGLNKLRRTSWGLNLNQGDDKKNMLTVQSMRNTLMEAIFIASITILINMALAALSNNAYSARHSVFTSKFFGSKSDNIITLKYGSASLCLVLSFLFSSMAIGFLIDANFLMNTHGEFLSWNYTQTILERGFTFALIGSRFFCVSVPLMLWMLGPVTVFLASLGLVCLLHEFDFVSKVSNLAINNVSI